The genomic window TCACATTAAGCCAGCTATGCGCTACATTATTCCCTTCCTGCTGCTCATGATCAGTTTAACATCATGCGCGCAAAAAAACAATGGTAGCAGTTCATCAACCGAAACTGCCAGCATTTCAAGAAGCATAGGCGATTCTTTGCTTGAAAAATACCACCGCGCAACATTTGCCGCGGGTTGTTTCTGGTGCGTGGAAGGTGTGTTTGAAAGTGTAAACGGCGTGACGGAAGCTGTTTCAGGATATGCGGGAGGCACGGAAAAAAATCCAACCTATGAAGAAGTAGGGAGCGGAAGAACGGGTCATGCTGAGTCAGTTACTGTCTACTATGATTCAGCCATTGTTGACTACCCCACTTTGCTGAAGGTGTTCTTTGCATCACAGGATCCAACGCAGGTAAACGGGCAGGGGCCTGATCATGGGACGCAATACCGTTCGATTGTATTTTATGGTAACAATGAAGAGAAAAAACTTGCTGAAGATTACATCAGCATGCTGAATGCGTCAGGCAAGTATGCCGCACCTGTTGCGACACAGGTGGTACCATTTACAGTCTTCTATACCGCGGAGGAATACCATCAGAATTATATACAGCTGAATCCAACGAATCCTTACGTTGAGCATGAATCGATACCACGCATCAAACGCTTTCAGCAGCAATATCCTGCCTTACTGAAACCGGAGCGATCGCTGATAAAATAAAAGGGGTAATCTATTCACGGTGATTTGCCGGTCTTATTAGAATTTCATATTACGGGTTAATGATGATGTCCACCCGGACCATGTACATGGCCGTGTTGCAATTCTTCCAGCGTAGCGAGACGTACGGCTACCACCTCACCCGTAAAATGCAGCTCCTTATCGGAGAGAGGGTGGTTAAAATCCATGATCACCTGATCCTCGGTAACCTCCTTTACCCTGCCCTGATATTTGTTACCGGCATTGTCTGACATAGGCAATACATTACCGACTTTCAACAAAGAGGCATCCGGCTTACCGGATTCATCCACGAAGACGGAAATAGGAACCGGCACAATATTCTGCGCATCACTCAAACCATATCCCTTATCCGCACTGATTCTGAAATCAAAAGTGTCGCCAATCGTTTTTCCCGATAAATTACTTTCAAAATCAGGCAATAGCTGCCCTGCCCCAAAAATAAATACAAAAGGATTTTCCGGTGCCGTTTTCTCCACTTCCACTTCATTACCATTTTCATTTACGGTGAGCCGGTAATTCAGGGTAACCACTGTTCGGTTTTCGATTATCATGATGAGTGTTTATATGTGAAAAAGTGGCACAAACTACTACATTAGTTGTAAAAGTAAGCCATGTCTGGAAGGTGAATTGAAAATCATGCTCAATAATTACTCGCTAATAAATTACCATCCGGCAGATTATGATTCTGCTCCATCGAAATCTATTGAATGCCATATGCATACACTGTATTAACGTCGAAAATGACAACGCACAAGCCTATTCTCAGACAGGTAGATTATATTTGCATAAAAGCAATCCCCATGAGAAAAACCATTTCTTTACTACTGGTTCTTGTAACTGTAATATCAGCCGGTTCAGGCGTCGTGGCACAGCCGCTGAACATACCTGCACCAAGTCCGACCGTTACGGTGACGCAGAATTTCGCAACATCATTCATCAGCCTCGTTTACAGCAGGCCAGGTGTAAAAGGCAGAACCATCTATGGCGATCTTGTCCCTTACGACAAACTATGGCGCACAGGTGCCAATGCATCCACCAAAATTGCATTTGGTGAAGATGTAAAGGTAGAAGGTAAGGATGTGCCTGCAGGGAAGTACGGATTATACACCATTCCCGGCAAGGATGAATGGGTAATCATTCTTTCCAAAGATACCACACTGTGGGGCAGCGATGGCTACAAAGCTGAAAATGACCTGGTAAGGTTTACCGTTAAGTCATACAAGTTATCACACGATGTTGAAACATTTACAATAGATATAAATGACATAAAGCCAAATTCCTGCAGCCTCACATTATATTGGGAAAAAACCGGAGTTACCTTCAACGTTACTGCTGATATCGATACCAAGATAATGAAGCAGATTGATGAAGCCATGAAGGGTGAGAAGCCACCATACTGGCAGGCTGCGAATTACTATTTTGAAAATGGGAAAGACATCAATCAGGCCTATATATGGGTGAACAAAGCTATTGATGCCCGGCCGGAAGCCTACTGGATGATGACTGGCAAAGCAAAGATAGAATTGCAGATGGGAAAATATGATGCGGCTGTAGCTACAGGCACGCAGGCAATGGAACTTGCGAAGAAAGAAAATGATACCAGCTATATTCAGCAGAATGAGAAAACCATCGCGGAAGCAAAGAGCAAGATGAAAAAATAGTTCCCGACTTACATAGCAGCAAAGGCGGTTCCGGCGGGGCCGCCTTTTTTTATTGGAAGCTATCTCAAGACAGGCAATCAATGCGGTCATGCCGAATTTATACCGGCATCTGTCAATGAATTGAAGAGATCTTGATCCCAATCAATTGGCACAGGATGACTCCGTGTATTTTGAGATAGTTTCAAATCATTAACCTGTTATTCAGCTTCCGTAATAACAATTACCATATTTTGTTTTTCAGCAGGTAATGCTGTACATAATCGCGGATGCCTTCCTCGAGCGAATGAAACGGCGCAGTATAACCGGCACCATATAGCTTGCTCATATCTGCTTCTGTAAAGTACTGGTACTTTTCACGGATGTCAGAAGGGATTTCAATCCATTCAATCGCAGGGCTTTTTTCCATAGCCGCAAAAGTACTGTTCGCCAGGTCGAGGAACGTACGGGCTTTCCCGGTGCCTAAATTGTAAATACCGGAAGCCGTTTGTTGCTTATAGAAAAACAATAACACATCAGTTACATCCTTCACGTAAATAAAATCGCGTCGCTGTTTGCCATCCTCATATTCGGGTCGATGCGAGCGAAACAACCTGATGCTGCCGTTTTCCATCGCCTGTTTAAAGCCATGAAAAACCACTGAAGCCATACGGGACTTATGATATTCGTTCGGACCATAGACATTAAAAAACTTTAATCCGCACCAGAATGGAGGTGTATCCTTTTGTCCGAGCACCCATTTGTCAAACTCATTTTTTGAAATGCCGTAAGGATTGAGTGGTTTCAACCGGGAAATAATTGCATGATCGTCTTTATAACCAAGTTCACCAGCGCCATAAGTGGCAGCGGATGAAGCATAGATTAATGGAATGCCGTACTGCACACATCGCTTCCATATTGCTTTCGAATAATTGAGGTTGAGATCATCAAAAATATGCGTGTTGAATTCCGTTGTATCGGTGCGTGCGCCAAGGTGAAAGATAAATTCGATGGACTCATGCTGCAGATCAAGCCAATCAATAAACTCATCGCGGCTGATGATATTGAGAAACCGTTTGTTCTCATAATTCCTTTTCTTGCTTTCCTTTGAAAAATCATCAACCAATCCAAGATCGTAGATTTTTTCTTCATTAAGCCTTGCAACAAGGCATGAACCGATAAAGCCTGCAGCGCCGGTGATGATGATCATGCGGGTAGTTTTAAGGGTTGATGTTTCAGTTATAAAGCGTTTAATGCATTCATGAAAGACATCGCTTGCATCGGCAATCTACATCTGCATGCTATGCCTATCGATATGTACTTATTGCCTGCTGAAAGGAATAACATTTTGACATTTCAATCAACCCATAATATCCGCCATTCAACCTTTCAGACATTGAAAAGAAAATGCATCACATCTCCGTCAGCCACAATGTATTCCTTTCCTTCCACACGCAATCTGCCGACTTCACGGCATTTCGCTTCACTGCCGTATTTTATGAAATCATCATAGGCAATTACTTCAGCACGTATAAATCCTTTTTCAAAATCGGAGTGAATGACACCCGCAGCCTGGGGAGCAGACATGCCACTCCTGATAGTCCAGGCACGCACTTCCTGAACACCCGCCGTAAAATAAGTCCGTAGTTTTAGCAGATGATATGCTCCGTGTATCAGTTTTTCGACGCCTGACTCTTCCAGTCCAAGGTCATGCAAAAAGGCCTTACGGTCCTCAAAACTTTCTAACTGTGCGATATCGGCTTCAATAGCTGCACTGATAAATAATATTTCCGCATCCTCATCTTGTACTGCCGCCTTTAATTGCTCCGTATATTTATTGCCTGCCGTCACAGCCGATTCGTCCACGTTGCAGACATATAACACCGGTTTCGCCGTGAGCAAAAACATATCGGCAACAGCAGCTATATCTTCCGGGCTGAGCGAAATACTGCGTGCTGACTTTCCGCTTTCCAGGTGTGATTTATAGGACTGCAATGTTTCCATCACCCGTTTCGCATCGCGGTCACCGGTGCGGGAAACTTTTTCCTGCTTGGCGATCCGCTTTTCCACCGTCTCCAGGTCTTTCAGCTGCAGTTCCGTATCAATAATCTCCTTATCACGCACGGGATTCACCGATCCATCCACATGAATTACATTGTCATCATCAAAGCAGCGGATAACATGTATGATAGCATCCGTACTCCTGATGTTACCCAAAAACTGGTTTCCTAACCCCTCCCCTTTACTTGCGCCTTTCACAAGCCCTGCTATGTCAACAATCTCCACGGTCGTGGGCACAATCTTTTTGGGATTCACCAGCTTCGCCAATGCCGTCAGCCGCTGATCAGGCACCGTAATGACACCGATATTTGGTTCAATCGTACAGAACGGGAAATTTGCTGCCTGGGCTTTTGCATTGGATAGCGCATTGAATAAGGTTGACTTGCCTACGTTGGGTAATCCAACAATTCCTCCCTGTAATCCCATATGGCAGTTTTATTTTGAGGCGCAAATATAATCGTTTCACAGTGTGTGGTTGAAAAGATGTACCCCAGATGATAGTTCCGAACGCCGATGCATTATGGCATTCGTTAAACGGTTCCGGGAATATACCCCAAGCGCTATTCCAACCAGTCAGCGCTTTATCATTTGCCGGAAAAGCTTTTGAAGAATATACACTTGCTGAAAAAAACGGGACATGATAAAAACAGATAACCTGATGAAAGATCCTTTACAAAGAATGCGGCATTATCAATGATAAATTGCATGCATCTGCCAAAACAACGGGTTGCACCACCTGCTTCTGTAGCAGCATTTTGGTTGTTGAAACTTTTGCAACAGCCCAAGCCGGATTGCAGTATACTGAATTCCTGTTCCGCATCGTATTGTTTAAAACAGCCGGACACCTGCCACAAAGCCCGGTGCTATGCGAATGGTATTATCCTGGTTTATGCTTTCGTAGAAATAATTTGGCAAGAATGGTTCATAATGATTATCCTGTATACTCACGTTTAAAGTCGGGCCGGCAAATACACTGAAATATTTGCTGAAAGTATAACCACCCATTACACGGAAAGTATTGACCAGATTGATTCGCTCGAAACTGATATAGCTGCGATGCATTGACCAGGCCATGCCATCAATATCCACAAAGAATTTTTTAACCGGAATATGACCACCAATGCCCGCGCCAAAACCAAAGGGTAAATCAGCATTAAATGGCGAAATTCCATAGGCATAAATATTATAGATATTCCTTGTTCCCACCCTGATGCCACCATTAAATGTCAGGAAATCACTGCTCCACGCATTCACATCAAAAATTCCGTCAGCACTCACGCTGATTAATCCGATGGCCGGACCATCAATTGAATCAGAAACATTGATAAGGCCAATCTGAAATCCGCTGATCTTCTTTCCGTAATTTATCAGTCCAATCTGACCGCCCTTCAGATTGTTGGCAATATTAAAAATACCGCCAATCTGGCCGCCACTGTTTTTCCCCAATGCAATATTACCGATACCGGCGATCTGCCACGAAGCCGACTTTCCTGAAGAACTCTCAATATTTACTATACCCGCCACCTGCGCCCCGTTTAATGAATCAGCAGCAAGATTGGCAATACCGGCTGCCTGGAATCCTGTAACATATGATCTGCTGATATTAGTGATGCCGCCGAACTGCGCACCACTCACCGAAGCTCCGATATTCGCCAGCCCGCCAAATTGCGCCCCCTTTACATCACCGCCAGCATAATTGCCAAGGCCACCAAATTGTGCGCCCTTTAAATTGCCTCCGATATGGTTGCCAAGGCCCGCGAATTGTGCGCCGGTTGCATAGCCCTTCAATCCATTGATCAATCCGCCGAATTCAGCACCTTCCAATGCACCATTATATCCTTGCAGAATGTTCAACGATATGTAGTGCTTGTATTTGTATCCGTCAATGCCGTTGCTGCTCATCGGTGTGATGAATGAAACCTGCGCATAACGCTGAATGTAGAGTGAATCATCGCTTAACCCGCCGGAATTATTCCCGGATGAAAATGTACTATCCGTTGTAAGGTGGCGTGCAGCATGTTGCTTATCGGAAGAATCTTTTCCGAAATTCAACCAGCCGGAATGCCCGGCATCGTCTGCCGTTTTATTACTGCTGTCACGGCGAAAGGGATTTAACTTCAGCAGGGAAAAGGTAACGGAATTGTTAACTGTATTTCCTTCCGGCTTGTTTTTGCCTTCAACTTTTTTCTCATCTGCAGATGGAACGCCCGAAGATATTGCCGGAGCAGATAGCAAAGCAGCACCGGCAATAACTTCCGGATTCAGCTTATCTTCCTGCAACTCGGTTTCCGTAAGGGAAGACGGAGAAAATGACTCCTCCACATTTACCACAGTTTCGTTCATTACCGGACCAATCGTCACGGTATGACTCTCCGCTATTGCAGTATCCATCCTGTCGTTTTGCAATGCATCCTTTAGGCCATCGGACATGACCATTGCATCTTTGGCCACTGTAACAGCAGAAGTAACTATTATTTCCTCTTTTTCAATTACAGCGTCGTTAGCTGATTCAGCCGGTGCTTTGACTGCAAAGGTTTTTTCTTCCATCTTTAAAGAAGCATTCTTATCAGGTGCATTACGTTTAGCCGGTGTTGCGGAGGCCAGCACTGTTTTTTCGTTTGCATTGTTAGTTGTACGTTCCGCAGTGGCTTGCGCAGCATCGCTCTGATTTTGAATTGCCGCATTGTTAAAATCCTTTTTCTCAGCATCAGCGGCCTTACGTTCTGCTTCGTGTAATATACCGGTGACTTCCTTTCCTTGCGAAGGAGCATATGCTTCGTCTGTTGGATTAGACTGTGAAAATTCTTGTGCTTTTATTTCAGAAACATAATCAACTGCATCAACGGCTGTTGTTTGCACTTCCTGTACATTCATACTATACCAAAGCGCTGAAGTAATAATTGCGCCGGTGAATAATCCTCCTCCAAACATAGTCCACTTTTTTTGAATAAATTGTTTAAACCAATTCGGTTTAGGCGCAGTTGCATAGGCCGCCATCAACTGATCGAAGTTTTTATGGCGATTAATGGCATCGTCGCTTAGCGGCACATACTCAGTTTTAAATTTGATCTTTCTCATGGCCGTGAATTAAACTGCTACCGATATTGAATTCCTGACACGTTCCAGGATACGGTGCACCTTTACCTTGGCATTGGATTCCGTTATTCCTTTGATCTCGCCGATTTCTTTGAAGGAACGCCTTTCAAAGAATCGCATTTCAATCATTTCTAAATCTGCTGCATTGAGTTTTTTTATGGCGGTGAACAGGGCCTCTCTTTTTGCCATCTCCAGGTGCCCCAAATCTTCATCCAGCATTTCATTCACCCCTTCATTATCGATGCTCACAATCCTGAATTTTTGCTGATCCCTGAAATGCTGCATCACTTCATTGCCGGCAATACGATACAGCCATGCTGAGAATGGTATGCCACGGTACACGTAGCGGTCAATACCCTGCAATGCCTTCAGGAATACCTGTTGTGCAATGTCTGCCGATAAGTCTTCATCATCCGTCCGGCGGTAGATAAAGAGAAAGATCTCCTTATAATGCCGCTCATAGAAATACCTGAAGTGCTTCGGGTCTTTCTTCGCAGCCTCAATCTTTGACTGTTCCTCTGAAATCACGACAGGAGATATGATTAGGGAGAGTGGAATAATCGGAAGGGAAACAGTGAATATCAGTTAACATGAACTACTGAACCGCTTCCGCCTATTGTCACATCCAATTGTGGGTTACCCATGTACATCAGGCTGCCGCTGCCGCTGATGGTTCCCTGTAACAGGGTTGACACATTTACTTGCCCAAGGCCTGAACCGCTGATGGTGAAATGACAGACTTCCACCGGATAATCATACGCCATAATCGCTCCTGAACCGGATACAGTCAGGTTCAATGTGCTTTGTAATCCGGTATCCGAGGCATTGCCTCTGCCAATCATGGTAATATTTCCGGAACCCGAAACAACGGCATTCGCAGTTCTCGATTCGCCGAGGTAATCAACCTTTCCTGAACCGCTGACGGTGAGTTGAATATTGTCAGTGAATAGCGTGTCAAGCGACTGCATATATCCTGATCCGCTCACTACCAGGGATAAGGAATTGGAAGTAATATTTCCTGTAAGCACAGCAAGGCCTGAACCGCTAAGGTCGAGTTGAGTGAGTGTAGGCAAGGTGACATAGACCTTTATCGGATCATGCTTATTGATGCAATGCTTCGACCAGATCTGCAATTCATCACCATCAATTTCCGTAACCACTTCTTCAAGCAGGTTCTGTTGTGCTTCAATTTTCACTTCATATTCAGTTCCCTGGCTCACATATACTTCTGCCTCCATTTCATTGTCAATACGGGTAAAGCCGGTAATATTTCTGAATTCAGTCTGAATGGCACCGTCACCGTTTTTACAGGGCCATCCGTCCTTCTTGCAAGACGAAAATGTTATCAGAATCATGCCAATCAGTACAACTAAACCAAGATTATAAGTTCTCATTTTCCTATTTTTTTAAGTTAGAACGCAGAAACAACGAAAGGTTACAGGCAACACAAAAAAAATATGCTGAAAAATGTGGAAAGCCCCAAAAAAAAGCAGGAACAACCTGTTTTGAGCGAAAAGAAGGTGAAAACAATTGATTTCAGCTGTTTTGCGGAAATTCAGGTAAACCGACTTAAATGGTTTTATAGCTTGTGCAAGCGTGAAATACTGATGATGCCTTGTTCTATCCACTTTCTGCTGAATCTTTCTGCAAAATTACGTTGAAAAATACGGGATGACGCATCAAGTGGCAGCATAGCGATACGATCAAGGATGAAATTGTCAATGCGTCCTAATGCATTTCGACCCATCGGAATAGTGGTATATTATTATCAGGAAAGTAAGTCTTATCAGGCTTCCGGATATAAAATTAGAACGTCATTTTCCTGCTACTCCATTACAATCCGATGGCGGTTGCAAACAAGAGGCAGGCGTTCATCAAAGTGTAATAATAAAATTGAATACGCAGAGTTGGGTTCAGCGGAAAAAGGCAAGCTTCTGTACCGAAAAGTTTTCACCGGATTTCATGCACAGGAAATAAATTCCATCAGTTATTTCCGCAGAAGGATTCCAATGGATTGTATGCATTCCAGCTGCCATGTTCTTTTCATCCATTAAAGTCTGAATGCGGTTACCCGCCTGATCAGTGATATAAATTGCAGCAGGTGCAGTTACCGGAAATGTAAATTGGATCGTTGCACCATTGGCGGAAACAGGGTTTGGAAAAAAATGCAATGTCTGCCGGCTGACAAACGGATGGCCGGTACCAACAGACTGCATTGCATCGATGCCTGAATTCTTCCAAAGGCCGCCGGCCACACTTCCCGCCCATATCGTCTGGCCACTCGGATCATTCGGATCAATCATTATTGCTCTTGTTCTTCCACCCACATCCAATGGGCCTCTTTCATTCCAGCTTATCGCAAAATCCTGACCATCCATCGGAACAGTTCCGGCAAACATCCCGCGTCCATGTGTAGCCGCCACCAGCACATGATCTGATGCGCGATAGAACAGCATATTCACCCTTACATTGGCAAGGCCGGTATTCATCGGTGTCCAGCTGGTGTTGGCGCCACTCAGGTTATTGGTATAAAAAACACCGAGCTCTGTGGCGATATAGCATACTTCCGGATGCAAAGGATGCGGGAAGATCCAGTTGACGGGCAGGTTTGGCAAATCACCGTCATGTGCCGTCCATTGAACCTGTGGCGCCGTGGCATTCTTTGTTTCCCAAATATTATTTATTCCATAATTTGAAAAAATGGCAAATACATGATTAACATCTATAGGATCAACATAAATACAGGAGCAATATACAGGATTGAATATCGAACCGGAAGGCAGTAAA from Chitinophagales bacterium includes these protein-coding regions:
- the msrA gene encoding peptide-methionine (S)-S-oxide reductase MsrA — its product is MISLTSCAQKNNGSSSSTETASISRSIGDSLLEKYHRATFAAGCFWCVEGVFESVNGVTEAVSGYAGGTEKNPTYEEVGSGRTGHAESVTVYYDSAIVDYPTLLKVFFASQDPTQVNGQGPDHGTQYRSIVFYGNNEEKKLAEDYISMLNASGKYAAPVATQVVPFTVFYTAEEYHQNYIQLNPTNPYVEHESIPRIKRFQQQYPALLKPERSLIK
- a CDS encoding FKBP-type peptidyl-prolyl cis-trans isomerase, whose translation is MIIENRTVVTLNYRLTVNENGNEVEVEKTAPENPFVFIFGAGQLLPDFESNLSGKTIGDTFDFRISADKGYGLSDAQNIVPVPISVFVDESGKPDASLLKVGNVLPMSDNAGNKYQGRVKEVTEDQVIMDFNHPLSDKELHFTGEVVAVRLATLEELQHGHVHGPGGHHH
- a CDS encoding DUF2911 domain-containing protein — translated: MRKTISLLLVLVTVISAGSGVVAQPLNIPAPSPTVTVTQNFATSFISLVYSRPGVKGRTIYGDLVPYDKLWRTGANASTKIAFGEDVKVEGKDVPAGKYGLYTIPGKDEWVIILSKDTTLWGSDGYKAENDLVRFTVKSYKLSHDVETFTIDINDIKPNSCSLTLYWEKTGVTFNVTADIDTKIMKQIDEAMKGEKPPYWQAANYYFENGKDINQAYIWVNKAIDARPEAYWMMTGKAKIELQMGKYDAAVATGTQAMELAKKENDTSYIQQNEKTIAEAKSKMKK
- the rfaD gene encoding ADP-glyceromanno-heptose 6-epimerase, producing the protein MIIITGAAGFIGSCLVARLNEEKIYDLGLVDDFSKESKKRNYENKRFLNIISRDEFIDWLDLQHESIEFIFHLGARTDTTEFNTHIFDDLNLNYSKAIWKRCVQYGIPLIYASSAATYGAGELGYKDDHAIISRLKPLNPYGISKNEFDKWVLGQKDTPPFWCGLKFFNVYGPNEYHKSRMASVVFHGFKQAMENGSIRLFRSHRPEYEDGKQRRDFIYVKDVTDVLLFFYKQQTASGIYNLGTGKARTFLDLANSTFAAMEKSPAIEWIEIPSDIREKYQYFTEADMSKLYGAGYTAPFHSLEEGIRDYVQHYLLKNKIW
- the ychF gene encoding redox-regulated ATPase YchF, which encodes MGLQGGIVGLPNVGKSTLFNALSNAKAQAANFPFCTIEPNIGVITVPDQRLTALAKLVNPKKIVPTTVEIVDIAGLVKGASKGEGLGNQFLGNIRSTDAIIHVIRCFDDDNVIHVDGSVNPVRDKEIIDTELQLKDLETVEKRIAKQEKVSRTGDRDAKRVMETLQSYKSHLESGKSARSISLSPEDIAAVADMFLLTAKPVLYVCNVDESAVTAGNKYTEQLKAAVQDEDAEILFISAAIEADIAQLESFEDRKAFLHDLGLEESGVEKLIHGAYHLLKLRTYFTAGVQEVRAWTIRSGMSAPQAAGVIHSDFEKGFIRAEVIAYDDFIKYGSEAKCREVGRLRVEGKEYIVADGDVMHFLFNV
- a CDS encoding sigma-70 family RNA polymerase sigma factor; the protein is MISEEQSKIEAAKKDPKHFRYFYERHYKEIFLFIYRRTDDEDLSADIAQQVFLKALQGIDRYVYRGIPFSAWLYRIAGNEVMQHFRDQQKFRIVSIDNEGVNEMLDEDLGHLEMAKREALFTAIKKLNAADLEMIEMRFFERRSFKEIGEIKGITESNAKVKVHRILERVRNSISVAV
- a CDS encoding DUF2807 domain-containing protein, whose translation is MRTYNLGLVVLIGMILITFSSCKKDGWPCKNGDGAIQTEFRNITGFTRIDNEMEAEVYVSQGTEYEVKIEAQQNLLEEVVTEIDGDELQIWSKHCINKHDPIKVYVTLPTLTQLDLSGSGLAVLTGNITSNSLSLVVSGSGYMQSLDTLFTDNIQLTVSGSGKVDYLGESRTANAVVSGSGNITMIGRGNASDTGLQSTLNLTVSGSGAIMAYDYPVEVCHFTISGSGLGQVNVSTLLQGTISGSGSLMYMGNPQLDVTIGGSGSVVHVN